The following coding sequences are from one Gemmatimonadota bacterium window:
- a CDS encoding PPC domain-containing protein, whose product MKKMVRGAIAILALSGLSGCVDDPLLDLNSEPTEVRANPIVLNVKQGDSSAVLLRLINPLNNSVRTSFTISGAGAGIAVHYDPLYRPEFVDGSDTLIVPLDKSQQRYFVVGVSPGEFTYTATAGGLSGTFKVRVEPANLGAALSRTTGVAGDEVTITAPANTSFTQTATVAFATGANAIASRSADGKTIKVLVGPGVTGAATVVGVTMDYLTAAGNLTLVSTNTVTTPALAAAPTTVSAAAPNAGAPVTVTLGGSLRFRGDGKVLIGGVEAGITALSADSSTATIVPTYNSTGAVTFTGVALSFLPTVALALPSDGKTIAPTATFGGTTLAGGTDIANAPEIALPTVAGRSAVVTDQGAYGAYATCTGTLGGNTCRIYKIVVPATTTYRVDANWNNAADLGIYRLTSAGAFAATVADAHGEDASKNENGTMTSLAAGTYYLAVVWYAGSETQPTTFQMRITKN is encoded by the coding sequence ATGAAGAAGATGGTTCGTGGGGCGATCGCCATCCTCGCGCTCTCGGGTCTGTCAGGATGCGTTGACGACCCCCTTCTCGATCTGAACAGCGAGCCCACCGAAGTGCGGGCCAATCCGATCGTGCTGAACGTGAAGCAGGGCGATTCGTCGGCGGTGCTCCTCCGACTGATCAACCCGCTGAACAACAGCGTGCGGACGAGCTTCACAATCTCCGGCGCCGGGGCCGGCATCGCCGTCCACTACGATCCGCTCTACCGCCCCGAGTTCGTTGACGGGTCGGACACGCTCATCGTGCCGCTCGACAAGTCGCAACAGCGCTACTTCGTCGTCGGCGTCTCGCCGGGCGAATTCACCTACACCGCCACGGCCGGCGGCCTCTCGGGGACCTTCAAGGTCCGCGTCGAGCCGGCGAACCTCGGCGCGGCACTCTCGCGCACGACCGGCGTGGCCGGCGACGAGGTCACCATCACGGCGCCTGCCAACACAAGCTTCACGCAGACGGCCACGGTGGCCTTCGCGACCGGGGCCAATGCGATCGCGTCCCGCTCGGCCGATGGCAAGACGATCAAGGTCCTGGTCGGTCCCGGCGTGACCGGAGCCGCCACGGTCGTTGGCGTCACGATGGATTACCTGACGGCGGCGGGCAACCTGACGCTCGTCTCGACCAACACGGTCACCACTCCGGCCCTCGCGGCGGCTCCGACGACCGTGTCGGCCGCAGCCCCGAACGCCGGAGCGCCGGTCACCGTCACGCTCGGCGGGTCACTCCGCTTCCGCGGCGACGGCAAGGTCCTCATCGGCGGCGTCGAGGCCGGCATCACCGCCCTCAGCGCGGACTCCTCGACCGCGACGATCGTGCCGACCTACAACTCCACCGGTGCGGTCACCTTCACGGGCGTTGCGCTCTCCTTCCTCCCGACGGTTGCGCTCGCGTTGCCGTCCGACGGCAAGACGATCGCGCCGACGGCGACCTTCGGCGGCACCACGCTCGCCGGCGGCACCGACATCGCAAACGCGCCGGAAATCGCCCTCCCGACCGTCGCCGGCCGCAGCGCCGTCGTCACGGACCAGGGTGCCTACGGCGCGTACGCGACCTGCACCGGCACGTTGGGCGGCAACACCTGCCGCATCTACAAGATCGTCGTCCCGGCCACCACGACCTACCGGGTCGATGCCAACTGGAACAACGCAGCCGACCTCGGCATCTACCGTTTGACCTCGGCCGGCGCCTTCGCTGCGACCGTTGCGGACGCGCATGGCGAAGACGCCAGCAAGAACGAGAATGGCACCATGACGTCGCTCGCAGCTGGCACGTACTATCTGGCTGTCGTCTGGTACGCCGGCTCGGAGACCCAGCCGACCACGTTCCAGATGCGTATCACCAAGAACTGA
- a CDS encoding GWxTD domain-containing protein produces MLNTVVMLAVLAAGGSASQRDQGLELGVTRFFLPASGETQVLTQAGVPYLFASAIGSGADAHVTYTVTVKVVDDRGTVLTSESFQRSAPAMARIPGAAGVENFRFLLKPGTFVMHVSARDSLTGKTIADSVRLVAYASAPAASDLMLANEMRQLQAGDTTSMPGEVARGNFRIRTAPMLRVDIVNSNMAYMLEAYSATESQGELRLSIRKRDGTTVADLPPTRQQIPAGGGLFKGQFSVEGLPDGDYQMHATLAVAGKTVTMQTPFVVSPAEEALKRSVAISQANRGTDEGYFNALPDDSLDAAAEVLFLTGAPSRELNVYKQDMSMAAKRRFLIDFWSSRDKNKATVNNEDRIAFYQAVANVNLKYGERGRVGWKTDRGRVAVKFGPFSEILARPSDGRAPPYEVWRYTVGKPIWFIFADRGNQGNFILLKSNEFREPGSAGNWLEILTPEVADEIGRWLGVNLSNVP; encoded by the coding sequence GTGTTGAACACTGTCGTCATGCTCGCGGTGCTGGCTGCCGGTGGCAGCGCTTCACAGCGCGACCAGGGGCTCGAGCTGGGTGTGACCCGATTCTTCCTCCCGGCCTCGGGGGAGACGCAAGTGCTCACCCAGGCCGGGGTGCCGTACCTCTTTGCATCAGCAATCGGCTCGGGTGCCGACGCCCACGTCACCTACACGGTGACGGTCAAGGTCGTCGATGATCGCGGCACGGTGCTGACCAGCGAGTCGTTCCAGCGGAGCGCGCCAGCGATGGCGCGGATTCCTGGCGCCGCTGGAGTGGAAAATTTCCGGTTCCTGCTCAAGCCCGGCACGTTCGTGATGCATGTGTCGGCCCGGGACTCGTTGACCGGGAAGACGATTGCCGATTCGGTGCGCCTCGTGGCCTATGCCTCGGCGCCCGCTGCGTCGGATTTGATGCTCGCGAACGAAATGCGGCAGTTGCAGGCGGGTGACACGACCTCGATGCCTGGGGAAGTCGCGCGTGGCAACTTCCGGATTCGCACCGCCCCGATGCTCCGGGTGGACATCGTCAACTCGAACATGGCGTACATGCTCGAGGCCTATTCCGCCACGGAGAGCCAGGGCGAACTTCGCCTGTCGATCCGCAAGCGTGACGGCACGACGGTGGCCGACCTTCCCCCGACGCGTCAGCAGATTCCCGCCGGTGGCGGGCTGTTCAAGGGGCAGTTCTCGGTCGAAGGGTTGCCGGACGGCGATTACCAGATGCATGCCACCCTCGCGGTGGCCGGCAAGACGGTGACGATGCAGACGCCGTTCGTTGTCTCGCCTGCCGAGGAGGCGCTGAAGCGCAGCGTGGCGATCAGCCAGGCGAATCGTGGCACCGACGAGGGCTACTTCAATGCCCTCCCGGATGATTCACTCGACGCGGCCGCCGAGGTCCTGTTCCTGACCGGCGCCCCGTCTCGCGAGCTGAACGTCTACAAGCAGGATATGTCGATGGCCGCGAAGCGTCGCTTCCTGATCGATTTCTGGTCGAGTCGCGACAAGAACAAGGCCACCGTGAACAATGAAGACCGCATTGCCTTCTACCAGGCGGTCGCGAACGTCAACCTGAAGTATGGCGAACGCGGGCGGGTGGGTTGGAAGACCGATCGTGGTCGTGTCGCAGTGAAGTTCGGTCCGTTCAGTGAAATTCTGGCGCGACCGTCTGATGGCCGGGCGCCGCCGTATGAAGTGTGGCGCTACACGGTTGGCAAGCCGATCTGGTTCATTTTCGCCGACCGAGGGAACCAGGGCAACTTCATTCTGTTGAAGTCGAACGAGTTCCGGGAACCAGGATCCGCTGGCAATTGGCTGGAAATCCTGACTCCCGAAGTTGCCGACGAGATTGGCCGCTGGCTTGGCGTCAACCTCTCGAACGTGCCCTGA
- a CDS encoding PorV/PorQ family protein yields MIRHSVARVVALTLLAATPVVVGAQSTAVKRDNTGYGTTAAEFLLIGANARGMALGGGYLPLATDLGALYANPGALALIKRAGVQGSQLNYIADTKLNWGGVATPYGGGSGAIGFSIGSFGFSDQPVYTPQQPNGTGEFYSVSETYAAMTVAKNFSDRFSVGITAKGVFDRLGQVSGNAFAVDFGTHFHSQLAGKPIRFAFALTNLGTNLTYKGDPLKVTSVRDTLPGDGDVPSGPVASTRLTSPFSLPTKFAVGLAYDFISTSDARLTVTSEFNQMRSNKASFSAGGEFAAERVGGSPFGVALRGSYTSNPSLAYSSAGVAFEKQTDDKSAGLAVGGGVSLASRGGFALGFDYAWKKMGALGDVSFFTVSLGW; encoded by the coding sequence ATGATCCGGCATTCCGTCGCACGCGTTGTTGCCCTCACCCTGTTGGCTGCCACCCCCGTCGTTGTCGGGGCGCAGTCGACCGCGGTCAAGCGCGACAACACCGGCTACGGCACCACCGCCGCCGAGTTCCTCCTCATCGGAGCGAACGCACGCGGTATGGCTCTCGGCGGCGGCTACCTGCCGCTGGCGACTGACCTTGGTGCCTTGTACGCCAACCCGGGTGCCCTCGCGCTGATCAAGCGCGCTGGCGTCCAGGGATCGCAGTTGAACTACATCGCCGACACCAAGCTGAACTGGGGCGGCGTCGCCACCCCGTACGGCGGCGGCTCGGGCGCCATCGGTTTCTCGATCGGGAGCTTCGGCTTCTCCGACCAGCCGGTGTACACCCCGCAGCAGCCGAACGGCACCGGCGAGTTCTACAGCGTCTCCGAGACCTACGCGGCCATGACGGTCGCCAAGAACTTCTCGGACCGCTTCTCAGTCGGTATCACCGCCAAGGGGGTCTTTGACCGCCTCGGCCAGGTGAGCGGCAATGCGTTCGCCGTCGACTTCGGCACGCACTTCCACTCGCAGCTCGCCGGCAAGCCGATTCGCTTCGCCTTCGCGCTGACCAACCTCGGCACCAACCTCACGTACAAGGGCGACCCGTTGAAGGTCACCTCGGTGCGCGACACCCTCCCGGGTGACGGTGACGTTCCGAGCGGTCCGGTGGCGTCGACGCGGTTGACCTCGCCGTTCTCGTTGCCGACCAAGTTCGCCGTCGGCCTGGCCTACGACTTCATCTCGACCTCGGACGCGCGCCTCACGGTGACGTCGGAGTTCAACCAGATGCGGTCGAACAAGGCCTCGTTCTCGGCCGGTGGCGAGTTTGCCGCCGAGCGTGTCGGTGGCTCGCCGTTCGGCGTCGCGCTCCGCGGCTCCTACACGTCGAACCCGTCGCTGGCCTACTCCTCGGCTGGCGTCGCCTTCGAGAAGCAGACCGATGACAAGTCGGCTGGTCTGGCCGTCGGTGGCGGTGTGTCGCTGGCCTCGCGCGGCGGCTTCGCGCTCGGCTTCGACTACGCCTGGAAGAAGATGGGCGCCCTCGGCGACGTCTCCTTCTTCACCGTTTCGCTGGGCTGGTAA
- a CDS encoding carboxypeptidase regulatory-like domain-containing protein gives MAFGAGASTLHAQGATGKIDGRVKDAAGQPLAGARVIIVGTAFTATTNQQGYYFFNSVSAGSVTLRATYIGYKSSQVENLRVLSGQTSPQDIIMEQSAVNVGDITVTSAAQPLVPRDQVATKQLIDGGFVDKLPVDNVSRVLQLQPGVTTTNGGGISVRGSRTDEQNTYIDGVPVQSGVRSGGASGGFSAGISVVAVNGFEDASITTGAASAEFGNAQGGIVAITTKTGGSKFAGNVSWETDMLAPARYRGGFNMFQGGFGGPIKGALTFYVSGRLEGSQGGNRGYQTWELASWAPVGIDTTFTLPKTFGNVRSDSIKVPVYQYAVISGECDKMDFVTNAALQAMRDNYGQSCASNSSRNGGVSTQYNGTAKLNYTFGGGSRISATYLLSGNQARNRKADGLTAGSENWSNVATLNWNQQLIRGASKSLSIDAYASYQWNSSLAGRITDESEAGSRDPMFGILLKKLNYVYTADNFPLDSTLLKNILTNKVTNRIGLTDRINTSQYSAQGGYGGAPDGVGYGAGGGGGFDNAINYQIENRKVFKANLDWQADRYNRIKFGGEYTGYDITAYGGGNISTYLVKPYRYNFFAEDRIDLGDVIVVGGLRYDYFLSNARRWNGFPRISTAPGFTADSLDNFLVTDPSHDYISPAIQVAFPVTEKTNFRLSYRHQAQSPDLGLVLQNSLTDIDAGGANSRSNWGGDLDFGKTILFEFGVRHAFSDDMVLDLAAYNKDNLANASYQFAFPVDPVGGQPTRIFQAQNADFGNTRGLDLRLDRRIGNYVNGSLSYSFQDTKSTGSDPTSYRNFYEPLPGNRAPLAATTTTFSRPHTIAGSFQVTLPADFQQGSILGAVLKRTGFYATFRLASGTPYTRCDVTDPGSVGVRSGGSCAIEPAQSSFLGARLPAAKEFDLRVTKNFQLGKFDMTGYLDGRNILNLKVVNSVWATTGTIQNAAQDKINWNADSLTFATFGTQNGFRRVSDGALTLPATDAACALSGNGTNTTGAQCFYYRKSEQRFGNGDAVYTLAEQRAASDNNRAGGRHISNYVGAGRRLRFGLEVNF, from the coding sequence GTGGCATTCGGGGCAGGCGCCTCGACCCTTCACGCGCAGGGCGCGACCGGCAAGATCGACGGTCGTGTCAAGGACGCCGCGGGACAACCGCTGGCGGGTGCGCGCGTGATCATCGTCGGGACGGCCTTTACCGCGACGACCAACCAGCAGGGGTACTACTTCTTCAACAGCGTCTCGGCCGGTTCGGTGACGCTGCGGGCGACCTACATCGGCTACAAGTCGTCGCAGGTCGAGAATCTCCGCGTGCTCTCTGGCCAGACGTCCCCCCAGGACATCATCATGGAGCAGAGCGCCGTGAACGTCGGCGACATCACGGTGACGTCGGCGGCGCAGCCGCTGGTGCCGCGTGACCAGGTGGCCACCAAGCAGCTGATCGACGGCGGCTTCGTCGACAAGCTCCCGGTGGACAACGTGTCGCGCGTGCTGCAGCTGCAGCCGGGTGTGACCACCACGAATGGTGGCGGCATCTCGGTCCGCGGTTCGCGGACGGACGAGCAGAACACCTACATCGACGGTGTGCCGGTCCAGAGCGGTGTGCGCTCGGGCGGCGCGTCGGGCGGCTTCTCGGCCGGCATCAGCGTCGTCGCGGTGAACGGCTTCGAAGACGCCTCGATCACCACCGGCGCCGCGTCGGCCGAGTTCGGCAACGCGCAGGGCGGTATCGTCGCCATCACCACGAAGACGGGCGGCTCGAAGTTCGCCGGCAACGTCTCGTGGGAAACGGACATGCTGGCGCCGGCGCGGTATCGCGGCGGCTTCAACATGTTCCAGGGCGGCTTCGGCGGTCCGATCAAGGGCGCGCTGACGTTCTACGTCTCCGGCCGTCTCGAAGGGTCGCAGGGTGGTAACCGCGGCTATCAGACGTGGGAACTGGCGTCGTGGGCGCCGGTCGGGATCGACACGACCTTCACGCTGCCGAAGACCTTCGGCAACGTCCGCTCCGACTCGATCAAGGTCCCGGTGTATCAGTACGCCGTGATCTCGGGCGAGTGCGACAAGATGGACTTCGTCACCAACGCCGCGCTGCAGGCGATGCGCGACAACTACGGCCAGAGTTGCGCGTCGAACTCGTCGCGCAACGGCGGCGTGTCGACCCAGTACAACGGCACCGCCAAGCTCAACTACACCTTCGGCGGCGGCTCGCGCATCTCGGCGACCTACCTCCTCTCGGGCAACCAGGCGCGCAACCGCAAGGCCGACGGCCTGACGGCGGGCTCCGAGAACTGGTCGAACGTGGCGACGCTGAACTGGAACCAGCAGCTGATCCGCGGCGCCTCGAAGTCCCTCTCGATCGACGCCTATGCGTCGTATCAGTGGAACTCGTCGCTCGCCGGACGCATCACGGATGAGTCGGAAGCCGGCAGCCGGGATCCGATGTTCGGCATCCTGCTGAAGAAGCTCAACTACGTCTACACGGCGGACAACTTCCCGCTCGACTCGACGTTGCTCAAGAACATCCTGACCAACAAGGTGACCAACCGGATCGGCCTGACCGACCGGATCAACACCTCGCAGTACTCCGCGCAGGGTGGTTACGGCGGCGCGCCGGACGGGGTCGGCTACGGCGCCGGCGGCGGCGGTGGTTTCGACAACGCGATCAACTACCAGATCGAGAACCGCAAGGTCTTCAAGGCCAACCTCGACTGGCAGGCCGACCGCTACAACCGGATCAAGTTCGGTGGCGAGTACACCGGCTACGACATCACCGCGTATGGTGGCGGCAACATCTCCACCTATCTCGTGAAGCCGTACCGCTACAACTTCTTCGCCGAAGACCGCATCGACCTGGGCGACGTCATCGTCGTCGGCGGCCTGCGTTACGACTACTTCCTGTCGAACGCTCGCCGGTGGAACGGCTTCCCGCGCATCTCGACCGCGCCGGGCTTCACCGCCGATTCACTCGACAACTTCCTGGTGACCGACCCGTCGCACGACTACATCTCGCCGGCGATCCAGGTGGCCTTCCCCGTCACGGAGAAGACCAACTTCCGCCTGTCGTACCGCCACCAGGCGCAGTCGCCTGACCTCGGCCTCGTGCTGCAGAACTCGCTGACCGACATCGATGCCGGCGGCGCGAACTCCCGTTCGAACTGGGGTGGCGACCTCGACTTCGGCAAGACGATCCTGTTCGAGTTCGGTGTCCGTCACGCCTTCTCCGACGACATGGTCCTCGACCTGGCCGCGTACAACAAGGACAACCTGGCCAACGCCTCGTACCAGTTCGCCTTCCCGGTCGACCCGGTTGGTGGGCAGCCGACGCGTATCTTCCAGGCCCAGAACGCCGACTTCGGCAACACCCGAGGCCTCGACCTCCGCCTCGATCGCCGCATCGGCAACTACGTGAACGGCTCGCTGTCCTATTCCTTCCAGGACACCAAGAGCACCGGCTCGGACCCGACGTCGTACCGGAACTTCTACGAGCCGCTCCCGGGCAACCGTGCGCCGCTCGCCGCGACCACGACGACCTTCTCGCGCCCGCATACGATCGCCGGCTCGTTCCAGGTCACCCTCCCGGCTGACTTCCAGCAGGGCTCGATCCTCGGTGCCGTCCTGAAGCGCACTGGCTTCTACGCCACCTTCCGTCTTGCCTCGGGCACGCCGTACACCCGTTGCGACGTGACGGACCCGGGTTCCGTGGGCGTCCGGAGCGGCGGCAGCTGCGCCATCGAGCCGGCACAGTCGTCCTTCCTCGGCGCGCGTCTCCCGGCGGCGAAGGAGTTCGACCTCCGTGTCACGAAGAACTTCCAGCTCGGCAAGTTCGACATGACCGGTTACCTCGACGGCCGCAACATCCTGAACCTCAAGGTCGTCAACTCGGTGTGGGCCACGACCGGGACGATCCAGAACGCGGCCCAGGACAAGATCAACTGGAACGCGGACTCGCTCACCTTCGCGACCTTCGGGACCCAGAACGGCTTCCGTCGCGTCTCGGACGGGGCGCTCACGTTGCCGGCCACGGACGCGGCCTGCGCCCTGTCGGGTAACGGCACGAACACCACCGGCGCCCAGTGCTTCTACTACCGGAAGTCGGAGCAGCGCTTCGGCAACGGTGACGCGGTCTACACGCTCGCAGAGCAGCGCGCGGCGTCGGACAACAACCGCGCTGGCGGCAGGCACATCAGCAATTACGTTGGCGCCGGTCGGCGTCTGCGCTTCGGCCTTGAAGTGAACTTCTGA
- a CDS encoding aminopeptidase P family protein translates to MSALDTIDRAMVTSTLERLGADGWLLFDFHGCNPVAQRLLPGGGLVTRRTFVWIPRQGPMVAIVHKIEMQPFLGFPGTVIPFARHAELQAALEGTLRGKRAAMEISPKDAVPYLDRIPWGVVDLLQSLGVTVVPSADLVTRFAATWSEAEAAEHMQAAELLREIALNALHGAVRRAGTGLTESALQQEVVAAMEAAGMFLTTHPIVGFGPNAANPHYEPRPGADRALEHDQVVLLDLWGGMREGAVFADQTWMGFSGSAVPERVQTVWTTVRDARDAAIARMQGLAASGAPVQGYLGDQAARQVIEAAGFGEYFVHRTGHSIDRDLHGSGPHLDDYETHDDRAMLPGTGCSVEPGIYLPGDFGVRSEINLYWGASGIVVTPGERQFELVTPT, encoded by the coding sequence ATGAGTGCGTTGGACACGATCGACCGGGCGATGGTCACCTCGACCCTGGAGCGGCTCGGGGCGGACGGCTGGCTGCTGTTCGACTTCCACGGCTGCAACCCGGTGGCGCAGCGGTTGCTGCCCGGCGGCGGGCTGGTCACGCGGCGGACCTTCGTCTGGATTCCGCGGCAGGGGCCGATGGTGGCGATCGTGCACAAGATCGAGATGCAACCGTTCCTCGGCTTTCCGGGGACGGTGATCCCGTTCGCGCGGCACGCCGAGCTGCAGGCCGCGCTGGAAGGGACGTTGCGGGGGAAGCGCGCGGCGATGGAGATCTCGCCGAAGGATGCGGTGCCGTACCTGGATCGGATCCCCTGGGGCGTGGTCGATCTGCTGCAGAGCCTCGGCGTGACGGTGGTGCCGAGCGCCGATCTGGTCACCCGCTTTGCGGCGACGTGGAGCGAGGCCGAGGCGGCGGAGCATATGCAGGCGGCGGAGCTGCTGCGGGAGATCGCGCTCAACGCCTTGCACGGCGCGGTGCGTCGCGCGGGGACGGGGCTGACCGAGTCGGCGCTGCAGCAGGAAGTCGTGGCCGCGATGGAGGCGGCAGGGATGTTCCTCACCACCCATCCGATCGTCGGCTTCGGCCCGAACGCCGCGAACCCGCACTACGAGCCGCGTCCCGGGGCGGACCGCGCCCTGGAGCACGATCAGGTGGTGCTGCTCGACCTCTGGGGCGGGATGCGCGAGGGGGCGGTCTTCGCGGATCAGACCTGGATGGGCTTCTCGGGGAGCGCGGTGCCCGAGCGGGTGCAGACGGTGTGGACCACGGTGCGCGACGCGCGTGACGCGGCCATTGCCCGGATGCAGGGGCTGGCGGCGTCCGGCGCGCCGGTGCAGGGGTATCTGGGCGACCAGGCGGCCCGGCAGGTGATCGAGGCGGCGGGCTTTGGGGAGTACTTCGTCCACCGGACCGGGCACAGCATTGACCGCGACCTGCATGGCTCGGGGCCGCATCTGGACGACTACGAGACCCACGACGACCGGGCGATGCTGCCCGGGACGGGCTGCTCGGTGGAGCCGGGGATCTACCTGCCGGGCGATTTCGGGGTCCGGAGCGAGATCAACCTCTATTGGGGGGCGTCGGGGATCGTGGTGACGCCGGGGGAACGTCAATTTGAGTTGGTCACGCCTACTTGA
- a CDS encoding sigma-70 family RNA polymerase sigma factor: MATPTPSFESEALPHLDTLYRVALRLTTNPAAAEDLVQDTMLRALRAWGSFRPGSNARAWLVTILRNQFITGWRSARRGAQPVDVEAIPELPDLADPDPEGRFFAELVDDEVLAALDQLPEEFREVVVLSDLEGMPYAEVAEALGIPLGTVKSRIFRARRILQGQLRRYAEESGLIRPTEPTP; encoded by the coding sequence ATGGCGACCCCCACGCCCAGCTTCGAATCCGAAGCCCTCCCTCACCTCGACACCCTCTACCGGGTGGCGCTGCGGCTGACCACCAATCCGGCCGCCGCGGAAGATCTGGTGCAGGACACCATGCTCCGCGCGTTGCGGGCGTGGGGCTCATTCCGCCCCGGCAGCAACGCACGCGCCTGGTTGGTGACCATCCTCCGCAACCAGTTCATCACCGGTTGGCGCAGCGCGCGGCGTGGCGCCCAGCCGGTCGATGTCGAGGCGATCCCGGAGCTGCCCGACCTGGCCGATCCGGACCCCGAAGGGCGCTTCTTCGCCGAGCTGGTGGACGACGAGGTCCTGGCGGCGCTCGACCAACTCCCCGAGGAGTTCCGCGAGGTGGTGGTCTTGAGCGACCTCGAAGGAATGCCCTACGCCGAAGTCGCCGAGGCCCTCGGCATCCCGCTCGGGACCGTGAAGTCGCGGATCTTCCGCGCCCGACGGATCCTGCAGGGGCAGTTGCGGCGTTATGCCGAAGAGAGCGGACTGATCCGCCCCACGGAGCCGACCCCATGA
- a CDS encoding zf-HC2 domain-containing protein → MSDPELNCTDALAELDAFLRGELPVESVERMQGHLTRCRHCTQIGRYEQAFRSRLQRLGAGTECPEALRARIAALLANGPASG, encoded by the coding sequence ATGAGCGACCCGGAATTGAATTGCACCGACGCGCTCGCCGAGCTCGACGCCTTCCTGCGCGGCGAGTTGCCGGTGGAGAGCGTCGAGCGGATGCAGGGCCACCTGACCCGCTGTCGGCACTGCACCCAGATCGGCCGGTACGAGCAGGCCTTCCGCAGTCGGCTGCAGCGGCTCGGTGCCGGCACCGAGTGCCCCGAGGCGCTGCGGGCGCGGATCGCCGCGCTCCTCGCGAACGGGCCGGCAAGTGGCTGA
- a CDS encoding FAD-dependent oxidoreductase, translated as MAERAGVVIVGAGPAGSATAIHLARAGHAVTLIDRARFPREKACSEYLSPETVRHLATLGVLDTLDAHGRTALEGTRVRAAHGASLIGRFADAGGSPFRSTGLAMPRRILDATLLDAARAAGVTVHEETTLRVLSAMGPHGRTSTLEDAAGRRHAVTARCVVGADGLRSVVARQAGLHRQGWLKRVAFVAHVEGVTGLGRVAEMHVGKAGYVGLNPLGDNIANVALVVPAALAAEARGDAAGFFHRQLETFPSVRGRVDVARTVREVMVTGPFAASSRRSTADGLLLVGDAADFFDPFTGEGVCSALAGAALAAETLDGALRANAAITTAQLAGYRHARRRAFLGKWIVERLIGYAMLSPRLFDRAVARLDRRGMADTLIGVTGDFVSPWRVVNPWFLGKMIV; from the coding sequence GTGGCTGAGCGTGCCGGTGTGGTGATCGTCGGCGCAGGGCCGGCCGGCAGCGCCACCGCGATCCACCTGGCCCGCGCCGGCCACGCCGTGACGCTGATCGACCGCGCCCGCTTCCCGCGCGAGAAGGCCTGCTCCGAATACCTCTCCCCCGAAACGGTGCGCCACCTCGCGACGCTCGGCGTGTTGGACACCCTCGACGCGCACGGTCGCACCGCACTCGAAGGCACCCGCGTGCGTGCCGCCCACGGTGCGTCGTTGATCGGCCGCTTCGCGGATGCCGGCGGCTCCCCCTTTCGATCGACCGGCCTGGCGATGCCGCGCCGCATTCTCGACGCCACCCTCCTCGACGCCGCACGCGCCGCGGGGGTGACGGTGCACGAGGAGACGACGCTGCGCGTCCTCAGTGCCATGGGACCCCACGGCCGGACCAGCACCCTCGAAGACGCAGCGGGCAGGCGCCACGCCGTCACGGCGCGTTGCGTCGTCGGCGCCGATGGCCTGCGCAGCGTCGTGGCACGGCAGGCCGGGCTGCATCGGCAGGGCTGGCTCAAGCGGGTGGCGTTCGTCGCACACGTCGAGGGCGTCACCGGCCTCGGCCGTGTCGCCGAGATGCATGTCGGGAAGGCGGGCTATGTCGGACTCAATCCTTTGGGTGACAACATCGCCAACGTTGCCTTGGTGGTTCCTGCCGCGTTGGCGGCAGAGGCGCGCGGCGACGCCGCGGGGTTCTTCCATCGGCAACTCGAGACATTCCCCAGCGTCCGCGGTCGAGTCGACGTGGCGCGCACCGTGCGCGAGGTGATGGTGACCGGACCGTTCGCCGCGTCGTCACGCCGGAGCACCGCCGACGGCCTCCTGCTGGTAGGAGATGCTGCCGACTTCTTCGATCCGTTCACCGGCGAAGGCGTCTGCAGCGCACTGGCCGGCGCGGCGCTCGCCGCCGAGACGCTCGACGGCGCGCTCCGCGCCAACGCGGCGATCACCACCGCGCAGTTGGCCGGTTACCGCCACGCCCGCCGGCGCGCCTTTCTCGGCAAGTGGATCGTCGAGCGCCTCATCGGGTACGCCATGCTGTCACCGCGCCTCTTCGACCGCGCCGTGGCACGCCTCGACCGCCGCGGGATGGCCGATACGCTGATCGGCGTGACGGGAGATTTCGTGTCGCCGTGGCGGGTGGTGAATCCGTGGTTTCTTGGGAAGATGATTGTGTAG
- a CDS encoding flavin reductase family protein, with protein MDGYDFRQLCGRFATGIAVVTARDAEGRPAGMTVNSFTSVSLEPPLVLLAIDRAASMHEVLLGATHYTINILEAHQESLSRRFASGNPDRFEGIGFTPDALGRILLDGALAHICCERVNTVEAGDHTLIIGQVVGGASAEHGRPLLYYRGGYTEPDTL; from the coding sequence ATGGATGGCTACGATTTCCGTCAACTCTGTGGTCGCTTCGCCACCGGGATCGCCGTGGTCACCGCGCGCGACGCCGAGGGGCGGCCGGCGGGGATGACGGTGAATTCCTTCACCTCGGTCTCGCTCGAGCCGCCGCTGGTGCTGCTGGCGATCGACCGCGCGGCGTCGATGCACGAGGTGTTGCTCGGCGCCACGCACTACACCATCAACATCCTCGAGGCGCACCAGGAGTCGTTGTCGCGTCGCTTCGCTTCCGGCAACCCGGATCGCTTCGAGGGGATCGGCTTCACGCCCGACGCACTCGGCCGCATCCTGCTCGATGGCGCGCTGGCCCACATCTGCTGCGAACGCGTCAACACCGTCGAGGCGGGCGACCACACGCTGATCATCGGGCAGGTGGTCGGTGGCGCCTCCGCCGAGCATGGCCGTCCGCTGCTCTACTATCGCGGCGGCTACACCGAGCCCGACACCCTCTAA